In Oceanobacillus sp. FSL K6-2867, one DNA window encodes the following:
- a CDS encoding GNAT family N-acetyltransferase has protein sequence MENVVIKELQTKEEIVEAYPVMRELRTHLSEQSYLDLVKEAREKDSYRIFALYDQGEIAAVVGFKPMITLYYGRFVWVCDLVTSQRKRSKGYGEKLLSYVHEWAKSNKYECVALSSGLQRSDAHRFYESTMNYNKVSYVFKMDLE, from the coding sequence ATGGAAAACGTTGTGATAAAAGAACTGCAAACAAAGGAAGAGATAGTAGAAGCATATCCAGTTATGCGGGAGCTTCGCACACATCTCAGTGAACAATCTTATCTTGATTTGGTCAAGGAAGCACGAGAAAAGGATAGCTATAGAATATTCGCATTGTATGATCAAGGCGAGATTGCAGCGGTTGTTGGATTCAAGCCAATGATAACACTCTATTATGGCAGATTTGTTTGGGTTTGTGATTTAGTTACAAGTCAGAGGAAGCGTTCTAAAGGGTATGGTGAAAAGCTGCTTTCTTATGTGCATGAATGGGCTAAATCAAATAAATATGAATGTGTTGCACTGTCTTCAGGACTCCAAAGAAGTGATGCACATCGTTTCTATGAGAGTACGATGAATTATAATAAGGTGAGTTATGTGTTTAAAATGGATTTAGAGTAA